From a single Vanacampus margaritifer isolate UIUO_Vmar chromosome 15, RoL_Vmar_1.0, whole genome shotgun sequence genomic region:
- the atxn10 gene encoding ataxin-10 → MAATPNPDDISPYIVRILNEKHCPEHLEALQTFTSALRDQEYRDVVDREAFSTLVKVLSRLSDELQAAYGFDQDLKTASLQLQLVAECFRVLRNSCVQSSHNQSLLRELGFVDISIQLLRFFHTNSESGDGIFESLRCGIQFLGNLSVGNQMCKDVIWRLSFPALLLQLLNVADEKTVSYASMLLHSCLDESKVEELAELQNIQLALRVMELCRTQPELDWTVLIATQHFLKSSALVENMYSAMSPCERLTLLELISAQLSGGESLDNGIPPGVARFLASSFQKGCGAVLSLATGSASSDEVLQEALTVISLLDVLCEMTSHQQQFMFLQDHPDLLVTTIELLKQVHTIGKSSKNIFSSAQNFDALVDMEMDPSSQSPVISFKAHLIRLVANLCYTHYNNQNKVRELEGIPLILDNCRIDSNNPFISQWSILAIRNLFDHNPKNQELLASLEHRGDADYSALKDLGFRIEERDGSLLLRPTQKDV, encoded by the exons ATGGCAGCTACTCCCAACCCAGATGACATTTCACCGTATATTGTGCgtattttgaatgaaaaacactGCCCCGAACACTTGGAGGCTCTCCAAACGTTTACGAGCGCGTTACGGGACCAGGAATACAG AGATGTTGTGGACAGAGAAGCTTTCTCCACTCTTGTGAAGGTCTTATCCAGACTAAGCGATGAGCTCCAAGCTGCCTACGGCTTCGATCAGGACCTGAAAACCGCCAGCTTGCAGCTGCAGCTTGTCGCAGAGTGCTTCAGGGTGCTGAGAAACTCCTGTGTGCAAAGTTCTCACAACCAGAGCCTCCTCAG GGAACTTGGTTTTGTTGATATTTCCATTCAACTCCTGAGATTCTTTCACACAAATTCAGAGAGCGGGGATGGCATTTTTGAGT CTCTGCGTTGTGGGATCCAGTTTCTTGGTAATCTATCCGTGGGGAACCAAATGTGTAAAGATGTCATTTGGCGGCTGAGTTTTCCAGCTCTACTCTT GCAGCTGCTTAATGTGGCTGACGAGAAGACAGTGAGCTACGCCTCCATGCTGCTCCACTCGTGCCTGGATGAAAGCAAGGTGGAAGAACTGGCTGAGCTGCAGAACATCCAGCTGGCGCTTAGGGTGATGGAGCTCTGTCGAACACAACCTGAGCTGGACTGGAC GGTGCTTATTGCAACTCAGCATTTTCTCAAGTCTTCAGCTCTGGTTGAAAACATGTACTCTGCAATGTCTCCCTGtgaaag GCTTACCCTCTTAGAGTTGATCTCTGCCCAGCTAAGTGGCGGCGAGTCACTGGATAATGGCATCCCTCCCGGCGTGGCCCGTTTCCTCGCATCCTCATTCCAGAAAGGTTGTGGAGCCGTGCTAAGCCTCGCCACCGGCTCTGCCTCCAGTGACGAG GTCCTGCAGGAGGCACTGACGGTGATCAGTCTACTCGATGTTCTGTGTGAGATGACGTCACACCAACAACAATTCATGTTCCTACAGGACCATCCGGACCTCCTGGTGACCACCATAG AGCTTCTGAAGCAGGTTCACACCATTGGAAAGAGCAGTAAGAACATCTTCAGCTCGGCACAGAATTTCGACGCCCTGGTGGACATGGAGATGGACCCGTCCAGCCAATCCCCCGTCATCAGCTTCAAGGCTCACCTCATCAGGCTTGTTGCAAACTTGTGCTACACCCACTACAACAACCAGAACAAG GTGAGAGAATTGGAAGGCATCCCCCTCATTCTGGACAACTGCAGAATAGACAGCAACAACCCCT TCATTAGCCAGTGGTCTATTTTAGCCATTCGGAATCTCTTTGATCACAACCCGAAGAACCAGGAGCTGCTGGCGTCTCTGGAGCACCGCGGCGACGCTGACTACTCTGCGCTCAAGGACTTGGGCTTTCGCATAGAGGAGCGGGATGGGAGCTTGTTGCTCAGACCAACGCAGAAGGACGTGTGA